The following are encoded together in the Paludisphaera mucosa genome:
- a CDS encoding serine/threonine-protein kinase → MSERTIFLAAVEIPDPAARAAYLDEACGDDASLRGRVEELLSAHDAEGSFMARPAAEQYLEGTVSGFPPDAADPESSLVGTHLAGRYVLGPEIGSGGMGTVHRAEQLRPVKRSVAVKLVNPGMDSRTVLARFEAERQALALMDHPNIAKVLDAGATPDGRPFFVMELVNGVPLGRYCDARRLAVADRLDLFRQICGAVQHAHQKGVVHRDLKPSNVLVEDHGGRPTPKVIDFGLAKAVGGTVLTEETLFTAHGSIAGTPLYMAPEQTGPAAGDVDTRADVYALGAILYELLTGTTPIDRTLLKRTALTEVLRVIREDDPPAPSRRLASGDPLPTVAADRRTDPGRLVRLVRGDLDWVVLKALEKDRGRRYESADALSADVERFLNHEPVSAGPPTAVYRARKFVRRNRTAVFAAGLVLLALVAGIVGTTWGLVREAAQRGRAERATDRAFQALDVLTEDALEGLLGRQASWGDRERAFLGRVRDQFERLAAAEGDADAIRRVRAAARLRLGSIQALFGDAKAAEADYRAAIDAFGRLADRSSRANAAQAGRRLGDLLETHGRPADAQAEFARAAAAYDRLTVEFPADPAYRLGAALVRNDAGWGRIEMGAFEAAEDDCRDAAARLGELATADPTNLLYPSERARALHNLYTVLRRTGRAAEAARTLDEAVTLLREADARGKDPRIKLALGKALQSRVALLIDGGDLAGAEPIQREVIALHAALAADYPAAPEHRHELARGQLNLGMLYVRLGRPEAAVAAYRDAASTTLRLSDDFPAVAPYRQLLARARLNMAEQLALEDKNEEAEALLAAALPLVERLHAEAPGSPAYLTGLVATLVRMGAVAEARKDYPRALAYLERADRLRAETPGLLARDPAGPLAEESLLTYLSQVRLDLGDHAAAVVSADELAGLAGPNKALSAYNAGCYYSRASALAAKDPALPPDRRSALAEEYALRAVAHLRTAFSRGFHDRDLITNDADLAPLRDRRDFQDVMTRLPPVQADRPADAPDRPR, encoded by the coding sequence ATGAGCGAACGCACCATCTTCCTGGCCGCCGTCGAGATCCCCGACCCGGCCGCCCGCGCGGCCTACCTGGACGAGGCCTGCGGGGACGACGCGAGCCTCCGGGGCCGGGTCGAGGAGCTGCTCTCAGCCCACGACGCGGAGGGGAGCTTCATGGCCCGTCCGGCCGCGGAGCAATATCTGGAGGGGACCGTCTCCGGCTTCCCTCCCGACGCGGCGGATCCGGAGTCGAGCCTCGTGGGGACCCACCTCGCCGGCCGCTACGTGCTGGGACCGGAGATCGGCAGCGGCGGCATGGGGACGGTCCATCGGGCCGAGCAGCTCCGGCCGGTCAAGCGGTCGGTGGCCGTCAAGCTGGTCAACCCCGGGATGGATTCGCGGACGGTCCTGGCCCGGTTCGAGGCCGAGCGCCAGGCCCTGGCGCTGATGGACCACCCCAACATCGCCAAGGTCCTGGACGCGGGCGCGACGCCCGACGGCCGGCCGTTCTTCGTCATGGAGCTGGTCAACGGCGTCCCCCTCGGCCGCTACTGCGACGCGCGGCGGCTGGCCGTCGCCGACCGGCTCGACCTCTTCCGCCAGATCTGCGGGGCGGTGCAGCACGCCCACCAGAAGGGGGTCGTCCACCGCGACCTCAAGCCGTCGAACGTCCTGGTCGAGGACCACGGCGGCAGGCCGACGCCGAAGGTCATCGACTTCGGGCTGGCCAAGGCCGTCGGCGGGACCGTCCTCACCGAGGAGACCCTGTTCACCGCCCACGGCTCGATCGCCGGGACGCCGCTCTACATGGCCCCGGAGCAGACGGGTCCGGCCGCCGGCGACGTCGACACCCGGGCCGACGTCTACGCGCTCGGGGCGATCCTCTACGAACTCCTGACCGGGACGACGCCCATCGATCGGACCCTCCTCAAGCGGACCGCGCTGACCGAGGTGCTGCGGGTGATCCGGGAGGACGACCCGCCGGCCCCGAGTCGTCGGCTGGCCTCGGGCGACCCCCTGCCGACCGTCGCCGCCGACCGCCGGACGGATCCGGGCCGGCTCGTCCGGCTGGTCCGCGGGGACCTCGATTGGGTCGTGCTGAAGGCCCTGGAGAAGGACCGCGGCCGGCGCTACGAGTCGGCCGACGCGCTCTCGGCCGACGTCGAGCGGTTCCTGAACCACGAGCCCGTCTCGGCCGGCCCGCCGACCGCCGTCTACCGGGCGCGCAAGTTCGTCCGCCGGAACCGGACGGCGGTCTTCGCCGCGGGGCTGGTCCTGCTCGCGCTGGTGGCGGGGATCGTCGGGACGACCTGGGGGCTGGTCCGGGAGGCCGCCCAGCGGGGCCGGGCCGAGCGGGCCACCGACCGGGCGTTCCAGGCCCTCGACGTGCTGACCGAGGACGCGCTCGAAGGGCTGCTCGGCCGGCAGGCGTCGTGGGGCGACCGCGAGCGGGCGTTCCTCGGGCGGGTGCGCGACCAGTTCGAACGGCTGGCGGCGGCCGAGGGTGACGCCGACGCGATCCGGCGCGTGCGAGCCGCCGCCCGGCTCCGGCTGGGTTCGATCCAGGCCCTCTTCGGCGACGCGAAGGCCGCCGAGGCCGACTACCGCGCGGCGATCGACGCGTTCGGCCGGCTGGCCGATCGGTCCTCCCGGGCCAACGCGGCCCAGGCCGGCCGGCGGCTCGGCGACCTTCTGGAGACGCACGGCCGGCCGGCCGACGCCCAGGCCGAGTTCGCCCGCGCGGCGGCCGCTTACGACCGGCTGACGGTCGAATTTCCGGCGGATCCGGCCTACCGTCTGGGGGCCGCCCTGGTCCGGAACGACGCCGGGTGGGGCCGCATCGAGATGGGCGCGTTCGAGGCCGCCGAGGACGACTGCCGCGACGCCGCCGCACGGCTCGGCGAGCTGGCCACGGCCGATCCGACCAACCTCCTCTACCCCTCGGAGAGGGCCCGCGCCCTGCACAACCTGTACACGGTCCTCCGCCGGACCGGCCGGGCGGCCGAGGCCGCGCGGACGCTCGACGAGGCCGTGACCCTGCTCCGGGAGGCCGACGCCCGGGGCAAGGACCCGCGGATCAAGCTCGCCCTCGGCAAGGCCCTCCAGAGCCGGGTCGCCCTCCTCATCGACGGCGGCGACCTGGCCGGGGCCGAGCCGATCCAGCGCGAAGTGATCGCCCTCCACGCCGCGCTCGCGGCCGACTACCCGGCCGCACCCGAGCATCGCCACGAGCTGGCCCGCGGGCAACTCAACCTGGGCATGCTTTACGTGAGGCTCGGCCGGCCCGAGGCGGCCGTCGCGGCCTATCGGGACGCAGCATCCACGACCCTGCGGCTGAGCGACGATTTCCCTGCGGTGGCCCCATACCGGCAACTGCTCGCCCGCGCCCGGCTGAACATGGCGGAGCAGTTGGCGCTCGAAGACAAGAACGAGGAGGCCGAGGCGTTGCTGGCCGCGGCCCTGCCGTTGGTCGAGCGGCTGCATGCCGAGGCCCCCGGGTCGCCGGCATACCTGACCGGCCTGGTCGCGACCCTCGTCCGGATGGGGGCGGTGGCCGAGGCCCGGAAGGACTATCCGCGGGCCTTGGCCTACCTGGAGCGGGCCGACCGGCTCCGGGCCGAAACGCCCGGCCTCCTGGCCCGCGACCCGGCCGGGCCCCTGGCCGAGGAATCGCTGCTCACCTACCTGTCGCAGGTCCGACTCGACCTCGGGGACCACGCGGCGGCGGTCGTCTCGGCCGACGAGCTGGCCGGGCTCGCGGGGCCGAACAAGGCGCTCAGCGCCTACAACGCCGGCTGCTATTATTCCCGCGCCTCGGCCCTGGCGGCGAAGGACCCGGCCCTGCCGCCGGATCGCCGGTCCGCCCTGGCCGAGGAATACGCTTTGCGGGCCGTCGCCCACCTTCGCACGGCCTTCTCGCGGGGCTTCCACGACAGGGACCTGATCACCAACGACGCCGACCTGGCCCCGCTCCGGGATCGACGCGACTTCCAGGACGTCATGACCCGCCTGCCCCCCGTGCAGGCGGATCGACCGGCCGACGCCCCGGATCGCCCTCGATAG
- a CDS encoding tetratricopeptide repeat protein encodes MVSLVSNTEGGTAAGLRRRHESRRTAWALLLALAMGGLALGQEPAEPARRMPEPLRFAHGLFRQRKYDLAADEYAKFLESDPQPPDGDDARFGLASARLLQGRYQDSREAFREFIRRAPAHPRARTAWYRLGELSYMIGDLPAAREALERFTSTPGDHPNLETAWTYLGDVLSALDDPGTARLAYEQSLKRFPDARLADRARYGLGRALAATGEPQPALDVLAELIRRNPPEWVDKARLQVGKIELAAGRFDAAEKSLAQVAAAGPLQSEARLRRAQALMRLDRLDEAADLLRPLAADAAEPASIEASLDAASVDLRRNRAEDALKILDAAVPRAAKSPLAPALLYRSAEALRALGRGPEARARFLQVAETAPSDPWADDAWLEAVRLAHEAGDHDAAEKLAEGFAAKFPASKLLPDVQLVEAKAATAAKRPEAAIAVLERLLGDGSKPPEASPEVVDAARYELAQAYRGVGKGEQADAMLATLAKSSKKETAADAAFLLGRANLDAGRFAEASAEFERYLEAAPDGQVADHALAHETAALLGQGKRDEAVAAVGRLATRFPESPALPPARLRLAEALAEAGDLPKAVEQFRPLAESSDAKLPAALKERAELGLARALAKQGDAAAASKAFDAILARTADESQAAALALERARSVEASGKVDESLAAYEQVEARAPKLDAALHAALARARLLAKDRPQDAADLLGKLLDGDEARARLKAIGQPIDALLAERGWALIDAGKVDEADRSFAELLAAFPEGPLAADARFNLAESANEKKDYAEVVRLLAPLVDAEGPAAPKLAERLAPDVLYRLGRARIELGDWPRAAATLDRLIAEAPASPRIREARLLRAEAALRQDQFEPAEKLLAELIAAPAAAGDPPDLLRLARERRVQCLLGLKRWQDALDEADGLKGTITVAAARDPVEFARGRALLGLARPNDARAAFQAVIDSRKAGDLAAQAQLMRGEAYFHEEQFLQALKEFLKVDVLYDAPRRQAAALLEAGKVYERLGRWSEAAETYERLKTRFPEDPCAAEAQARRAAVLAEHGTKP; translated from the coding sequence TTGGTCTCCCTCGTCTCGAACACGGAGGGCGGGACGGCCGCAGGCCTGCGGCGACGCCACGAAAGCCGGCGCACGGCGTGGGCGCTGCTGCTCGCGCTCGCGATGGGCGGCCTCGCCCTCGGCCAGGAGCCCGCCGAGCCGGCGCGACGGATGCCCGAGCCGCTGCGGTTCGCGCACGGACTGTTCCGCCAGCGGAAGTACGACCTGGCCGCCGACGAGTACGCGAAGTTCCTGGAATCCGACCCGCAACCCCCCGACGGCGACGACGCCCGCTTCGGCCTGGCGAGCGCCCGGCTGCTCCAGGGCCGCTACCAGGATTCCCGCGAGGCCTTCCGGGAGTTCATCCGCCGCGCCCCCGCGCATCCCCGGGCGCGGACGGCCTGGTACCGGCTGGGCGAGCTGTCGTACATGATCGGCGACCTCCCCGCCGCCCGCGAGGCCCTGGAACGGTTCACGTCCACGCCCGGCGACCACCCCAACCTGGAGACGGCCTGGACCTACCTGGGCGACGTCCTCTCGGCGCTCGACGACCCCGGGACCGCCCGGCTCGCTTATGAACAATCGTTGAAGCGATTCCCGGACGCTCGGCTGGCGGACCGCGCCCGCTACGGCCTGGGCCGGGCCCTCGCGGCGACCGGCGAGCCCCAGCCGGCGCTCGACGTCCTGGCGGAATTGATCCGCCGCAACCCGCCCGAGTGGGTCGACAAGGCCCGGCTCCAGGTCGGCAAGATCGAGCTGGCCGCCGGCCGGTTCGACGCCGCCGAGAAGTCGCTCGCGCAGGTCGCCGCCGCGGGCCCGCTCCAGTCCGAGGCCCGGCTCCGCCGCGCCCAGGCCCTGATGCGGCTGGACCGGCTCGACGAGGCCGCCGACCTCCTGCGCCCGCTGGCGGCCGACGCGGCCGAGCCGGCCTCGATCGAGGCGAGCCTCGACGCGGCGAGCGTCGACCTCCGCCGCAACCGCGCCGAGGACGCGCTGAAGATCCTCGACGCCGCCGTCCCCCGCGCCGCCAAATCGCCGCTCGCACCGGCCTTGCTCTACCGGTCGGCCGAGGCCCTCCGCGCGCTCGGCCGCGGCCCCGAGGCGCGGGCGCGGTTCCTGCAGGTCGCCGAGACGGCCCCGTCCGACCCCTGGGCCGACGACGCCTGGCTCGAGGCCGTCCGGCTGGCGCACGAGGCCGGCGATCACGACGCCGCCGAGAAGCTGGCGGAGGGCTTCGCCGCGAAGTTTCCCGCCAGCAAGCTCCTCCCCGACGTCCAGCTCGTCGAGGCGAAGGCCGCGACGGCCGCCAAGCGTCCCGAGGCCGCGATCGCCGTCTTAGAACGACTTTTGGGCGACGGGTCGAAGCCCCCGGAAGCCTCGCCCGAGGTCGTCGACGCCGCTCGCTACGAGCTGGCCCAGGCCTATCGCGGCGTCGGCAAGGGCGAGCAGGCCGACGCCATGCTGGCGACGCTGGCGAAGTCGTCGAAGAAGGAGACGGCGGCCGACGCCGCATTCCTCCTCGGCCGCGCCAACCTGGACGCCGGCCGATTCGCCGAGGCCTCGGCCGAGTTCGAACGCTACCTCGAAGCCGCCCCCGACGGCCAGGTCGCCGACCACGCCCTCGCCCACGAGACGGCCGCCTTGCTGGGCCAGGGCAAGCGCGACGAGGCCGTCGCGGCCGTCGGCCGGCTCGCGACCCGATTCCCCGAAAGCCCCGCGCTCCCCCCGGCGCGCCTTCGCCTGGCCGAGGCCCTCGCCGAGGCCGGCGACCTGCCGAAGGCCGTCGAGCAGTTCCGCCCGCTCGCCGAGTCGTCCGACGCCAAGCTCCCGGCCGCCCTGAAGGAGCGGGCCGAGCTGGGACTGGCCCGCGCCCTGGCGAAGCAAGGAGACGCCGCGGCGGCCTCCAAGGCGTTCGACGCGATCCTCGCCCGCACGGCCGACGAGTCCCAGGCCGCGGCCTTGGCCCTCGAACGCGCCCGGTCGGTCGAGGCCTCGGGCAAGGTCGACGAGTCGCTCGCGGCCTACGAGCAGGTCGAGGCCCGCGCCCCGAAGCTCGACGCGGCCCTGCACGCCGCCCTGGCCCGCGCGCGGCTGCTGGCGAAGGACAGGCCGCAAGACGCCGCCGACCTGCTCGGCAAGCTCCTGGACGGCGACGAGGCCCGCGCGCGGCTCAAGGCGATCGGCCAGCCGATCGACGCGCTGCTCGCCGAGCGAGGCTGGGCCCTGATCGACGCCGGCAAGGTCGACGAGGCCGACAGGAGCTTCGCCGAGCTGCTCGCCGCCTTCCCCGAGGGCCCGCTCGCGGCCGACGCGCGGTTCAACCTCGCCGAGTCGGCCAACGAAAAGAAGGACTACGCGGAGGTCGTGCGGCTGCTCGCGCCGCTGGTCGACGCCGAGGGCCCCGCCGCGCCGAAGCTCGCCGAGCGGCTCGCGCCCGACGTGCTCTACCGCCTCGGCCGGGCGCGGATCGAGCTGGGCGACTGGCCGCGGGCCGCCGCGACGCTCGACCGCCTGATCGCCGAGGCCCCCGCGAGCCCCCGCATCCGCGAGGCCCGCCTCCTCCGCGCCGAGGCCGCGCTGCGTCAGGACCAGTTCGAGCCCGCCGAGAAGCTCCTGGCCGAGCTGATCGCCGCGCCCGCCGCGGCCGGCGACCCGCCGGACTTGCTCCGGCTGGCGCGCGAGCGCCGCGTGCAGTGCCTGCTCGGCCTGAAGCGCTGGCAGGACGCGCTCGACGAGGCCGACGGCCTCAAGGGGACGATCACCGTCGCCGCCGCCCGCGACCCGGTCGAGTTCGCCCGCGGCCGCGCGCTGCTGGGCCTGGCCCGGCCCAACGACGCCCGCGCCGCCTTCCAGGCGGTGATCGACTCGCGGAAGGCCGGCGACCTGGCGGCCCAGGCCCAGCTCATGCGCGGCGAGGCGTACTTTCACGAGGAGCAGTTCCTCCAGGCCCTCAAGGAGTTCCTCAAGGTCGACGTCCTGTACGACGCCCCGCGCCGCCAGGCCGCCGCCCTGCTCGAAGCCGGCAAGGTCTACGAACGCCTCGGACGATGGAGCGAGGCCGCCGAGACCTATGAACGCCTGAAAACTCGATTCCCCGAAGATCCCTGCGCCGCCGAGGCCCAGGCCCGCCGCGCGGCGGTCCTCGCCGAGCACGGGACGAAGCCGTGA
- a CDS encoding MotA/TolQ/ExbB proton channel family protein codes for MSLMSRRGPAVASGLIGIVLLAAAPAAFGGEAGVDLSVEVQRRLARAAGDVLVWYERTPPGERMAWGGLGACVVLGACVTLERLFRLRRRAVIPNDFLVRFLDRLHEGRLDGGKALDYCEMHPSPAARVALAAVRRWGRPAADLERAVGLAHRWESEQLRRNVDTLRRIAVLAPLLGLLGALMAADRLLRQAGDASPSAAALADALGPLTFGVAVGVAAMVFNDLLSTRVERLGAALDRLGAETIDAVAMTTAVAAPTFPSHSPTPHIRLGEPIVERRPSVAVPVRESSPRRPRDEPSAGA; via the coding sequence ATGAGCTTGATGAGTCGTCGCGGGCCGGCCGTCGCGTCGGGCCTGATCGGGATCGTGCTGCTGGCGGCGGCGCCGGCGGCGTTCGGGGGCGAGGCGGGCGTCGACCTGTCCGTGGAGGTCCAGCGCAGGCTGGCGAGGGCGGCGGGCGACGTGCTGGTTTGGTATGAGCGGACGCCGCCGGGCGAGCGGATGGCCTGGGGCGGGCTCGGGGCCTGCGTCGTGCTGGGCGCTTGCGTGACGCTGGAGCGGCTCTTCCGGCTGCGGCGGCGGGCCGTGATCCCGAACGACTTCCTCGTCCGGTTCCTGGACCGTCTGCACGAGGGCCGGCTCGACGGCGGCAAGGCGCTCGACTACTGCGAGATGCACCCCAGCCCCGCCGCTCGCGTCGCGCTGGCCGCGGTCCGCCGCTGGGGACGGCCGGCGGCCGACCTGGAGCGCGCGGTGGGTCTCGCGCATCGCTGGGAGTCGGAACAGCTCCGGCGCAACGTCGACACGCTGCGGCGGATCGCCGTCCTGGCCCCGCTGCTGGGCCTGCTGGGGGCGCTGATGGCCGCCGACCGGCTGCTGCGCCAGGCCGGCGACGCGTCGCCCTCCGCGGCCGCGCTGGCCGACGCGCTCGGCCCCCTGACCTTCGGCGTGGCCGTGGGCGTGGCGGCGATGGTGTTCAACGACCTGCTGTCGACCCGCGTCGAACGCCTGGGCGCGGCGCTCGACCGGCTCGGGGCCGAGACGATCGACGCCGTCGCGATGACCACCGCCGTCGCGGCGCCGACCTTCCCGTCGCACTCCCCCACGCCCCACATCCGCCTCGGCGAGCCGATCGTCGAGCGCCGGCCGTCCGTCGCGGTCCCGGTCCGCGAGTCGAGTCCCCGCCGACCGCGCGACGAGCCCTCGGCCGGGGCCTGA